The Acanthochromis polyacanthus isolate Apoly-LR-REF ecotype Palm Island unplaced genomic scaffold, KAUST_Apoly_ChrSc contig17, whole genome shotgun sequence genomic interval gcgctacctgtgagctcacctgtacggcgctacctgtgagctcacctgtacggcgctacctgtgagctcacctgtacggcgctacctgtgagctcacctgtacgcggcgctacctgtgagctcacctgtacggcgctacctgtgagctcacctgtacatggtgctacctgtgagctcacctgtacgcggcgctacctgtgagctcacctgtacggcgctacctgtgagctcacctgtacatggtgctacctgtgagctcacctgtacggcgctacctgtgagctcacctgtacgcggcgctacctgtgagctcacctgtacatggtgctacctgtgagctcacctgtacggtgctacctgtgagctcacctgtacggtgctacctgtgagctcacctgtacgcggcgctacctgtgagctcacctgtacgcggcgctacctgtgagctcacctgtacatggtgctacctgtgagctcacctgtacatggtgctacctgtgagctcacctgtacggtgctacctgtgagctcacctgtacgcggcgctacctgtgagctcacctgtacgcggcgctacctgtgagctcacctgtacggcgctacctgtgagctcacctgtacggcgctacctgtgagctcacctgtacggcgctacctgtgagctcacctgtacggcgctacctgtgagctcacctgtacatggtgctacctgtgagctcacctgtacatGGTGCTCTCAGCGCGGCGCTGCCAGGCCTCAGACTGCAGGAAGTGGCAGATGGAGTGAGTGTGGGTGAAGAACTCTGTGTAGGTGTTGAAGGCCACAGCATCCATCTCACCTGTACACCTGCTCACCTCAGAGCCCTCAGGGCATGATGGGAAATCTCTACCTGAGCTGAAGAGAGAAAGAAGCTTCCTGAGCAGGTTTCCTTCATCAAACACTGAGTCCCATCACACCTGTAGACCTATGGGTCTACATACAGAGATAATACTGGGATAGGCccttacctgtccaggtgaacctgggacagactccagcctaTCAGAGGACAGAGTGGACCTACAGGTAATCTATGCTCATACATGTATATTTATGTGTAGTTATGGATACAGTCATTTAGAGAaggaaaaacagactaaaacaacacaaacagaagcagcaCTGTGATCGTTAGGACACGTTTCTActaaagttcagtttcatcaactgGATAAAAGTCGTCTATAAATGAGCTCAGTTTGGAGTTTAGCTTctctttgattttcttttaaaagcatAACTTCTCTGGCTGTTTAGTAACGGGTTTCATGCTGGTATTTTAATGATTGTGTTTCAAAAACGAAAGACTGAAGTGACAGATGTACCCAGTGTCTAGTCACGTCCAGTTAAACACTGATGCTAACATTAACCCAGCGTTTAGCAACATCCAGGTAAATGCTGATGCTAACCCTGTAATCAGCACTAAGTCCTGATCTCTGGAAACCCTTCAAATGAAACCAAATCCCTCTGAACCTGAAACAATCCAGTGACTGTCTGCTGAAGCTCTGAGGATCCAGTAGATCAATCAGAACTTCAGTCTGTTATCAAGTAAAGACTGTCTGATATGAagatgtgttgtgtgtgttgtgcagctaatgatgctaatgttagcttcatGCTCAGATCTCGGTTTAAACTGCAGCACTGAGGGACATTCAGATGATAAACTTTAACCAGTTACCAGGACTGGGAGGGTAAGGGTGCTAGCTTCTATAAGCCTCTGTTAGCTTCTATAAGCCTCTGTTAGCTTCTATAAGCCTCTGTTAGCTTCTATAAGCCTCTGTTAGCTTCTATAAGCCTCTGTTAGCTTCTATAAGCCTCTGTTAGCTTCTATAAGCCTCTGTTAGCTTCTATAAGCCTCTGTTAGcctctctcctgctccctgtgctcattaaactgcattttaatccAGTTCCTCAGCGTGCAGCAGCTGCTAGTTTACCTGCTCAGGTGACAGTGGGCAAATCGCAGCGCGATACGGCTCTGGCTCTCTGACGTCATATCCCTGCAGCGCACGACCAAGTGCTCCAGAGCGCGCGCCCAACACTCTCCGTACCGCGGCTGCGCTGCGAGACTCCGCACGCGCTGCAGCTCTAACATGCCGCGCTCAGAGTCCGGATGTGACCCGGGAGAGGACGGTCCGGTACCGGCAGAGAGTCCGAGCAGAACCGGGCCGCTCAGCAGCAGCACCGACAGGACACCTGCCGCCATCTTCACCTGTCGTCacctcagccaatcacagagccgGGATTTAACCGGGTCAGGGGTCACGGagaggtcacgtgattcagaaACGAGTGGATTAAATGTTAGATGGAGCCACAGTCAGCTTTCTTTAAacctttttatgtttgttttggaaagttttttattttcatgaagtgaaagaaaaaagaaagaaaaacacaacaactttCAGGAGAATCCAGAAAAGAAAACCAGTTCCagctttctgaagaaaaaaagaaaaaaacacaagaacagaCTGTGGCACAATCAAGATATTTtaataaatgacataaaatacatccatGTGTTGTTGGTTTCATCCTGGACATGATGAACTTCAGAGGAGAAAGTCTCAGTCATCCCTTCCAGCCGTTGCTCAGTGCTGGGTCTATGAGGGCTCCTCCACCAACACAGCGACCACCAGGCCTACCGTACACGAGAGACGGCTGTCCACAAAGCACAACTGAGGCACAGCTGGGACAGACAAGCCTGTCCATTTTTCCAAGTTCTTGATAGCTTCAGTCCAAAATGGGAAAATTAAAGGACATTCCCAGAAACAGTGGAGATCCGTACCAGCGTATCAGTTTGTAACAGCCCCATTTTAAACAACCTTGAAGGTGTAGAATAATATCTATGCAGTTTTATTGTGGATACATTTGCTTCTCGCATCTCTAGTTGCCCATCctatttttgaaataatattCTTCCAAGCCTCTTCATTCATCTCAGACTGTAGACCGTCACATACAGATGCAGCACCTTCAGAAGACCAGAGCTTCTAGTAAAACACTGATGCTGACTGAAGAGGACTTGGTTTGTCATCCAATCCTGTTATCCCTCTGTATCTGCTGTAGACTAAAAACTGAACCCACACTGCTCCTAATCTGAAAGTGTGTCCACAAATCCCCTTTGTCAGTCACGTTGAACATTCCTTTTAACACACTGAATGTCATAAAATGATCATCTCCAtataaatgttctatttttgcACTCCTTGTTCAAGCTATTTCCACCACAAAAAGGAAGATTTTCCAGTTGGCACTAAAGGGTTATTCCACACAgaagaataaatgtgttttcaggagAAGTTCTCAGCCTCTGATGAGCCTGTGCCCATCTGTGAATGTTGGAAGATCGGGTTCTTCTGTCATGAATTTGTAGACTTTTGCGAGAACAACTGGATAATATTAAACGGAGCTGCTGTTTTCCTCTCAATCTAAATCCACTCAACATCTGCGGCTTCATCTTTCCAATGTCTAGTTAGTTTATTCATTTCAAATACGAGGTTATATAACTCCATCCTTCCGTCCTCCCTCAGAGCTGTGAGTTTTCTTCGTCCAATTCTGGCTTTCTTACCGTTCCAAAGACATTCTTTGCTTAGCCCATTATATGTTTCAGAAATGTATTGTGTGGTGTTATTGGAATCATCACTGATAAATAATGAAACTGTGGAGCCACAAGCATTTTAACAGTGTTAATTTTCCCCATAGAGAAACATTTCCACTTATCcagatttgtttttagtttctgtACAAACGGCTGTTTATTTATTGACATTATGTTAGTCAACTCTGAACAAAACCTAATCCCTAAATATTCCATTAGGAACCCACAGAAACTGGAATGGAGAGAGAAGATGTAAACAGAAATAACTTCTGACTTTTGCCAGTTTGTTTTGTATCCTGATCATTTGAGAGATTATGAATCGTAGATGGAACCTTAGGAACTGAAGAGGAAGGATCTCTAAGAAGAGGCAAAATATCATCATACAGAAACATCTTGTGCTCGTCAGAACCATGTGGAACTCCCTAATACCCCTACTGGTCCTAACTGCAGCTGCTAAAGGCTCTAGAATGAGCAGCAGCCGCTCAGAGGATCCTCCTGGTTCAAACTAAAGAATGGTGAGAGCTGCTGCTCTGGGATCAGAGGAGATAACATCCACCCATTTAATTAGACCTTCACCAAATCCAAATGCTTTAAGAGTGTGTTGGAGGAAGCTCCATTCTGCTCTATCAAAGGCCTGATGGGCATCCCATCATGAAGCAGCAAATGGAGcattatcattattgttgttCTGCCACATGAGGTGCAGAAGCCTTCTCACATTATCAGACGATGTTCTTCCCTTCACAAAGCCGACTGTCGGAGTGAATCAAACACGGTAATATTTTTTCCATCCTTAGAGCAAGAACTTTAgtattttacagtgaaggttaaCCAAACTGAAGCTACCTGGATCAGTGGATCTTTGTCCTTTTGTAGATGACAGAAATCAGAGCCTCACTGAAAGTTTCTGGCATCTTTCCTAATGACAAAGATTCTTGATAAGCTTCAGTTAAAACAGGAGCCAATTCTTATTCTGACGGGAATCCATCCAATCCAGGTGACTTTCCTACGTTCATTAGGGATACAGCCTCTCCACTGTGATGGACCATCTAATCCCTTCTGTTGGTCTGATGTCAGTTTCAGCAAGAATTCATCACACTTTGTCAGTGACCTTATTCAGCTTCACTCAGTTTTCCTGAAGTGTTTAACATCTGAACCAGATCACATGCTCACATGAAGACCTGGAACAGAAAGGAGCTGTTTCACTTTTCTTTGGGGCAAACAGGAAACGTGAGCTCACAACTAAACAACGGTTCTCTAAAGCAGAACGCTGTTCTGTCACGATTTCAATGAAAACTAAGCGCCGGAATACAGTTTGATAGTTCTCATGTGCTTCTGATTGTTTCATTCATTCCAGCTGAGAGCTGAAGAGATGTTTCACCACAGGTAGCAGAACCTTCTCATGGTTCTTCTTCTGCAGAAGGGAACGATGAGGACCATCTCCGACCTTCATCCAACAAGAGGTTCCTCTGAACAGAACCAAGCTGACGATTTAGTGCCATCTAGTGATGAATTTACAAACTGCACCCAACCTCCCTCAGATCGCAGTCCTGGCAGCAGAACCTTACCTCACCGTAAAACAGTGGCGTGCACAGATAGACATGAGGTGGTTCTGGAGCACCTGCGCCTTGCCCTTAGTATCAAGCAAGTGTCCTCCGCGTctcaacttttttcttttaattgaaacataaaacacacatacGGCCCATGCCGTGCCACGACTCGCCCCATCCCATCTCGTAACGTGAACATGAGGAGCACAGACTGTATCAGTGTTTCTCAGACAGTGAGGCATGACAAGAGGTGGACTGACTGGGAGGAAAAGGTCCGTCTACACGGAACTAAGTAGCTGAACTTTTGTTTTAACGTCTGTTCTTCACGGCGCACAAACTGCGCTGGCCGTTGTGCACTACGGGTTCCTGAAAACATGAGAATGCATCATTAATGTGGAGTTGGAACACCGGCGTACTTGATCACGTCCCCACCTCGACTCATCTACTCCGATTACTTTTCcgggggtgtcaaacatgcagcctgcGGGCCAAAAACGGACCCCAGATGATCCATTTCGGCCCGACTTTGCAGAGGctaaaaattacacagaattacagaaaaggcattaatttttaaaactgtaaattttacataatttctagaacgtgacaagttgttttcaacataaagtaaaatagtagattgttcagctccagatagctgtgactgaaCGTTTTgtctgtagacactctgatctgtgtCACGTGTAAAAGATAAACTGAGGACGAATACTGTTGAAGTTGAggttttcttaagaaatttcaatgTGTTTACAATGTGTAGTGAGAAGATAATTCATTGAGCGTGAACATTTTTAGAAGgtatttttaaactaaaacaaagCGGAAAAGTTGGAGCTGTGGTGAGTCACtggtttttatgctgtttttactgctggggcccactggagatcaaactgggaaACTGGACTTtctgtggcccctgaactaaaatgaactGACCCCCTgatctttactgtgaaaaacaacaaaatggatcAGATAAAATAACACAGCAATCAATTAATCGGCATACCGTGACGACGATGACCACACAACCAGTGTTATGTGGTGAACTGGTACAGCATATGATCAGTACACTATAagtgaatatttagtttgtgtagCTTATTATTGGCCTACATTAGGTAGAGGCAACACTTGCTGTGACTTCTTTgctaaataacaaaaagaaaaagtagctttctgccttgttgtagCCTAATGTTCTACACGCTGCACAAAGTGCCCCTTTCTTCCACTGGGCACCGGCccccaaaatgtctgtgcacgTCACTGCCATAAACATGAAGGATCCTCTGCAGAACAATAACTCATCCATAGAAAATCAATGGTAAAGGTTCCCTGACCTCGGAATAGAACCAAACACACAGATCTGTTGGGATCATAAATATCTTGGCGATTTAATAGAGTCACTttctaccagaactcagatgttcctcctcctaaatatcatggttctatctgctggactgatgaagttctgatgaAGCCCATTAAAAGGGATtcatctggacccacctctatggaactCTGGAGATATTAACAGTCTGAatgtagaactctgatcattgatgaagttactgaagaaccagatgtttcTCAGGAGGTTCTTGTTCTAGTTCTTCACTGAATGACCTCAGTGTTCTGATGTTAAGAAgcttgttttaaataaaaacagcgAATCTCATCAATCACCGTCATGAATTCTGCTGATTGATGTTCATCAGGAAACTGTGTGTGACTTCTCATTTCCTGGTTCTTCTACATCTTCTATTTCCATcctagattctcactgaaggcatcaaactatgaatgaacatctggatatggaggaaacaaaaaggtgtgaaataagtcagaagatgttttttttttttagattcttGTTATTCTCTGGAGGAGCTtgatgaggtagaacctgaaatggttctccaaca includes:
- the LOC127532769 gene encoding uncharacterized protein LOC127532769 isoform X2 translates to MAAGVLSVLLLSGPVLLGLSAGTGPSSPGSHPDSERGMLELQRVRSLAAQPRYGECWARALEHLVVRCRDMTSESQSRIALRFAHCHLSSSGRDFPSCPEGSEVSRCTGEMDAVAFNTYTEFFTHTHSICHFLQSEAWQRRAESTMYRLTDTSAGVVEQLQSTREMAEDLIEAQSAALQVQQEILTNGEELRTTLRDSTQGEEHTSMETTDTTQQPPV
- the LOC127532769 gene encoding uncharacterized protein LOC127532769 isoform X1, whose amino-acid sequence is MAAGVLSVLLLSGPVLLGLSAGTGPSSPGSHPDSERGMLELQRVRSLAAQPRYGECWARALEHLVVRCRDMTSESQSRIALRFAHCHLSSSGRDFPSCPEGSEVSRCTGEMDAVAFNTYTEFFTHTHSICHFLQSEAWQRRAESTMYRLTDTSAGVVEQLQSTREMAEDLIEAQSAALQVQQEILTNGEELRTTLRDSTQGVRSLLSELSSVSQQQQVALSELFNRVSFLQSFLLMEANSLSSCCCNAAALCCAFLLTCTQRTCRAR